The genomic stretch TGCTACGAACGGTTTCACTGTATGTTACGTACTAGTACTTTACTATATTATTAGTCATCCAGTGCACCTTTTAGTCTACTACGTTTACTTGTCAGCTATAGTTACTTTGTAAAAGAATATTTTACATACAAAGACCTTATTTCCATGTGAAAGTGAGGTTGATGTACAATGCACACATTCTTCATCCTTTTTGACACCTGgctcctacattacccacaatgcaacatagccaACAACAtcattacatgcagcttcttctggagccccAAATTCTTCTGTCACACACGTGAACAACACATCCTACGGAAACTCTACGAGGACACACTTGTATATGATATAAACACAGGACAGCCTGTCACACTGACGTAAACATTGTTACAGCCGTGACGcaaaggcttaaaaaaaaaaaaacgtctgtaAAAGTACCAACGGATGCAAACGGAACAAACCTCAGCATGTGTTACACTGACGGAGCGTTAAAAGTGTAACACCACGCAAAAGTAAACAGATGAACGGCGCCAGTGGCGAAACCAGAAACCAAGCAAGCTGGTTTTTCAGTAAAAGCTTGAAGCCGATTTCGTTGTAATTTACTAAACATGTCTTCTGTCGAGTGTTTGAGAGGTTTCATCAAggagcgactaactgctgctgctgaagaaatattcggAGTTATTCAGAAAACTATCTCCGTGTACGAGGAGGAGATCGACCGTCAGCGCAAACTGCTGAATATCTTTTGGAAACCCGAAATAAAGTTACACAGAATAGGTGAGTAAAACTTCATTATTTTGACAAGACACAGAAATTCGTTTTATATACAATCCCAGATGTTTAAATACTCAGGGGTCTTAACCTGCTCGcctgtgtgtatttgttattCACCATCACAGTAGTATCCTCTTCCTTTTACtctgtgtccctccagagctcccacagcaggATGTCTGTACGGAGGACGAGGTTCTTGCTGACCAAGTACTCAGTAACCAGGAGAgcaactccagtctggaccaagaggaaccagaacctccacagattaaagaggagcaggaggaactctgctgcagtcaggagggagagcagcttgtactgaagcaGGAGAATGATACCTCTATGTTGATTCCTCCTTATGAAGAAAGTAACCACAGTGAACCAGAACCAAACAGTAAtcaccagctcctctctcacaactctcatgtagctgagagccaaAATCAGGAAGGAGGCAAAAATGGAGACTCACGAACAACTAGAGCTGCAAATTCAAAACCAAAGAAAAGGCGTAACACTCACAAAGGTCCAAAGTCCatcaaatgtgacacatgtggcTCAGTTTTTCAGTATAAGTCCCAACTTGTTATGCACCAGAGggtccacacaggtgaaaagCCATTCGCTTGCAGCACCTGTGGGAAAAGCTTCAGACTGAGAAAAGCATTAAACACTCACGTGAGGGTCCACACGGGCGAGAAGCCATTTTCTTGCAACACCTGTGGAAGAGATTTCAGATCGTCTGGTAAATTGTGGGAACATATGaaagtccacacaggtgagaagccgtattcttgcaacacCTGTGGTAAACTTTTCGCTCGTTCCAATCAGTTGGGGGTCCACATGAGAAAGCAGCACACAGGTAAAAAGCTGCACCTTTGCAAAACCTGCCATAAGGGATTCAGTCATTTACCACAACTGAAAAAGCACATGTCAATTCATGAAAGTTAAGAGCTGTTTACCTGAGGAAACCAGGGAGGGTTTTCATGCTTAATTGAGGCTGTCAGTATGGTGCATTAATTTATATTGATTAAGCACAAAATTAAGTTCTTTGGTTTAAAGTATAAGTCATGGGGGTCAAGTGATGGTCGGTTATACAGGAGTTCGATAAACACCCAACATATATTCAGTATTCTCACCTAAGATACAacactttcacttttatttaaGCACTTTATGTACCATGTAACAGTCTTCCACAGGTGTTTCGTTAGCTCCCTGACAACCGAGCTGCTCCACTTCCTTTAGTTGTTTTGTATACTACCCCTTCAGCCTGGGGAGGGACCCCATCTACGTGTTTCTTGTTTTGCAGTTTACTGTCAGGGTTCTGTGTTTCTTGTTTGTATTTCATGCTCAGCACTGGCCTGTCACATCAGGTATATCATTATTATGCAGTCCAGTAAAATAATACTGTGTTCAGTGAGGGGCTTACAGGGGAAGGTGATGCAGAGAAAGGTTTATTATTTACTGGAAAGGGAACAGGGAGATGTGGCCTTATTGCAAGAATCACACCTAGAAGACTATAAACATCTCAAACCTCTCAGCCTGAGGACATAATAAATGATAGCAAAGAGTCCTTCTAGAGGCGGAGGAGGCTAACAGTGGGATGCATGGAAAACCATTTAAAACTGGGGTCATTCTAAAGAATACTATTATTAGCGCCCAGGATCGGTGATGTCCGTCTCTGGCTGTAGACATGTATCAAGAATCGAGGCACAATGCTGTCTATTCCACCCTTTAAGACAAATCCTGATAGAATAACTTGAAAAGGCTCCGCCAGAGACAAAAATGACATTAGacgactgttttttttttggtgaagtTTAAGGTGGTCTGTCAACATACACTCATTGCGCACATTCCTTCACTAAACCCAAGAGTGacatttataaagcactttgtatGTTAATAAGACTTGTATTTATGTTTGAATAACGCATAAAAGTGTGTTTGCCACCACTTCTTTATGAATTGTGACTGAtataaaatgtggttttaacTGAAGGACGTCAACATTGTCTGTCTTTCTTGTGTTCTTGACAGTTGATTCAATGAGATGAGctgttttgtgttcatgtggctgtagtgtgtatgaatgtgtatgACCATATGTGTGGATGGAGTCAACAATACCAATACACGTCAAATCTGCATCACTGGTCCATGGAAAAATTGATAATCCCACATAACGTTGCTACACTATGTACTTTTTATTACCCAACAACTCCCCCACTGTGCATTACATATAATCTCAGCTAAACTGGttgatatgtatatatagtaaACCAGGGAAAAAGCAGTAAATTACCATTTTCAAGGTGTTTTCTCAACATGCAATGATGACATGGATAAAAACTCAAACAGAACCTTTGCTGTGTAAAGTGACCTGACAGAGCCGGTTATAGCCTTCACATAATGCTGTCTGTATGGAAGTGAAGACTCGTTGTAAGATTATACTATGAGGCTCTTCTATTGTAGAGTATTACTACTTGTCTCAACTTGGAATCAACTTACTTTtactctctgacacacacacagttggagTCTCAAATCAAGGATGAAACAGCTGGTCTTCAGGTCAAGGATATTTATTTCACGCAAACATGAAACATGCAGTGAGCTCTCCCGGGAGGAACTGAACTCTCATTCTAAACACCCAGCTTATACACATTTGGTCCAGAGGGTTTCTACGCTCCTGGGCCTTCCTTCTTTTACCATGATCAATATAAGTTTTACACTATTGACTTCTGAATTCCAATTATACTGGGGAAAGGCCCATGTCAGGGTGGGGTTTTAAAAAGCCCCAGGCGTCAGATGTAGCTGTAGAACTACTATGATTAATGTCTTAATTCATTATAATTTATCCATTcctaatgatggttattataaaatgttaactcACAAGGATTATAAAACATTGtggtataaaataaaagatgaaaaatgttcCATGGCAATAGTGAAATGAGAAGTACATGGTGTTTACATTCAAACTGTTGCTGGGAGAACACGCTGCTTTGACCTGAAATTTAGGGAAACTCTGATCCTTTCATCGTGGAACATTCTAAATGTCTGGTTAATCTTACAAATACATCCTACAAGTGATGCAGAGAGGTGAACCGTCTTCAACCACTGTGATACAGGTGAGTCACTCCTTCTCTTGTGTTTCAGGGGTCAGAAAGTACAGATGAATTGATAATATTAAGAACTGTTTTCACTAGTTTTGTTTCAGCAGTCTGAGAAAGAAATGGAACCTACTAAATTGAAAGGGAGGCGTCCCTCCGAACTCCCCGGCGAATACAAGTTCCTGAAAGTTCTGGGAGAGGGCGTCTTTGGAAAGGTGCTGAAATGCGTGAAACGGGAGACCCGTGAGATTGTGGCCATCAAGATGCCTAAAATCTTGGATAACGGTACCGAGAATGAGGTGGGAACCTTTGTTGATTTTGATGTCAACAGTTGTAAcgttaaaacatattttatagtCAAAGTTGCACTTATTAGTCATTAACTAACTGCAAAAAACTAATCATGCCAAACTTGCCTGTGTCTCCAGATCCCCATGCTGAGAAAGATCAAGCGCAACAACCTtgacaaacacaacattgtCAAGTACATCGACTGTTTTAAGACCAGTTTTGGAAGGGCGCTTGTGTTTGAGCTGCTGGATATAAGCCTATACGACTACATGGAGATGACAAATCCCGCCCCTATGCTTCTGAGTGACATCAGAACCATCATCCAACAGGTCTGATCAGCACCGTCGGACGGAAAGCAAAGCACTGAACACTCTGTTTTAGGTTTCTGTACATTCTAACCCACCTTGTACTTTCAGATGGCCACAGCACTTGATGCGCTGAAGGGGATCGAGGTGATCCACACCGATCTCAAACTGGACAACATAATGATGGTGGATCACCAACGACGACCCTTTAAAGTCAAGCTGATAGACTTCGGTCTGGCCATTTCcagatcagaggtcaggagGGGCATCATACTGCAACCACGGGCTTTTAGGTAagatagatttttttgttttattatgcTAGTGGTTTACTATCTTTACCATGAAGAAGCAGCTTTGTGCTTCCTGTCTGTAACATGTTCTTTCCATGTGCTCGCTTTCAAAATTATAACCGTGTAAACATCCTGTGATGTTTCTCTTCCACATTCAGGTCTCCAGAAATTATTCTGGGCTGTCACTTTTCTGAGGCCATTGATATGTGGACCCTGGGCTGTGCGATGTTCGAGATGATCTGCGGCCTGCAACCGTTCGCAGGAGACTATCAAAATGAAATAGTAAGTCATCCACTATAGTCATACAATTTGTCAATTACTTGTACTTGTGTGTCTTTGCTTGTGCTCGTGTTCTTCCTCTAGTTAGTGCTCCATGTACATCCGACAGGTATGATGAGTGTATGAAGAGGGGGTAAAAAGATATTTAGAGAAAATAGGGAATGAAAAACAGGTGTTGTACCTTAGCTATGCTAAGCTTTCCAGGATGAATTGCGATGCttggcctctgattggcttaccctTATATTCCAAACAGGCCATTAAGATACGGGAGGGGTCATTACTTTGCCCACCTGGGAACAATATTTAATTTCCTCTTGCTTATTTTGATGTAATTCTCTGTTTCATCTCCAGATGCTGAGCATTGTTCAACTCGTGGGTCAGCCAGCGAACCGTGTTCTTAAAAATGGTCGACGGACGAAGAGTTTCTTTGACATAAATGAAGACAAACTGTGGGCGATCAAGGTACCACAACGAACCTTCTCTGACCTTTATAGAAGTTATTTCATCTTTTATcagtatattttacattttgatgaCATACCATGTTAAGATTTTGCAACATTCAACAGTTGAACATTAACACAATCACTTTGATCCTTCTTTCAGACTGGTATTGAAGCCAAAAAGTGCCACGATTTCAAATCTCTGGATGATCTGAAAGGAGTAAGTGTGAAGTAGCTTTCACTGTCACTACGATCGATTGTCTTTTCATGATCATGAGGATGATTTGACTGATGCTGAATTTGGCTGATGTTTCCTTAACCAGATGCGTCTGGAGAAGAATAACAAAACTGAGGCAGTagagagagagcagtgtgtCGAGCTCCTGAAGGCCATGCTGAAAGTGAATGCAGATGAGAGGATCACTCCCCGTGAAGTCCTCGCTCATCCATTCATCACCAAAAATTACCCCAggtaagcgtgtgtgtgtgtgtgtgtgtgtgtgtgtgtgtgtgtgtgtgtgtgtgtgtgtgtgcaggatgtgAGTCCTATTGGCGGTGCTTTGTTAGTTAGTAATGATTTATCTTTGATCAATGTCCTGTCATGTTTTCAGGAAATCAGTTTAACAGTGAGTGTGTCTTTTTGTAGCAATAATGCATTGGATTCAGCATCCGGTCCATTCACTCCATCCGGTCCATCCAGTCCATCACCTGAGAAGCACAGAGCCGAGAACACCACGCTGCTGTACGGTCAGGAGAGTACAGTTAGTGAGTCTCCCACTGTTCCTCTGAATGATGAAGAAAGCTGTAACATCCAACCAGACGACTGCACTGCATCTGCTGAAAATCTGCCATCAGGTGTGATCCTTGTTCGGCCTGCGACAGCCGAGAACACCACGCTGCTGGACGATCAGGAGAGCACAGTTAGGTCAGATGATGAAAAATAGTATCACAATCTGTTGCCTTTATCTTTCACTCACTTCTCAATCAAATCCTCACGATAGCTAGATTAAGATCTTTATTACAGGAGGAAGTTAATGATCATACCGATTTGGTCCTCAAAAGAATAAACAAAGTTCCTTGTTGCAGCTTTGAGATAACACTCTTGTGTGTTAACccttttcttgtgtgtgtttagtttttAGTCTGGCCTGAACAAGACATCAGAGTCCTCCGTAAGAAACACCGACAGTAACACGAAGATGTCTGAGGACTCGACCACATATGGTACGTAACATTCACCTCCACCTGCGTCTGAATTGTTGTGCATTCTGAAGTACGACTGAAGTTTTAAATGTCCTTTGATTTTCAGAAGACACCGGAAcaaagaagaaggggaagaagaagaagattgcTCCAGACCCGTCTTCTCTTGGTTGAGGAAGacttcaggctgctgtgtttcctGCACTGATGAGGATCAGGGACGTGTGAAGTGAAGTtctgcatgttagcatgttttcTGGCCTTCTAGGAAACTGTGCTATCAAACCCCTCATAGATCTTCCGAGGGCAGCTTGGTGGCTCAGTGGTCAGATTTGCTATTGTGGCTTCACATCAGAGGCTACTGGCTTCTTCTGGCACTGGCCTCTTTCTGTCAAGCCTGATCATTGTCCCTGTGTCTGTCTGGGTTTCCACCGGGTGCTCCGGTTTCCTCCCACACtcaatcagtcaataaagaATTAGATAGGATGTTAAGAAACTGTCCCATGACTTTCATTAGGCTAAGTTATACCACTGGTATTCAGTATTTCCTCAGTGTTGATTTCAGGTTTAATAAGTGAAGCTGAACTTCTCAgtatctttattttcatgaaggATCAAATCATGTGAAATGTGTCTGTCGTAGAGACAAGCCAACAGAACAATAACAGCTTTTTTCAGCAAATAAATATTGTTAGATCCCGAGTtttacccctgtccaggaggcacTCGACCAGCTCTCAGTTTAAAGGGGAAGATCCCTAAACCTACAAGAGGTTACTTAAAAAATGGGATTTAAATAGGTTCCTGCTTCTTCTGGTTTGGCACCTGTcatgaatagcccttgagtcagatacggCCACCAGCCATGGCCATcatggcagctctcctctaaacGATCAGTGCACTTGGTCTGGTGCTAGGTTGGATTTTAACAGCTTTCGGTAAACCCTAAAGGGGTGTTCAGACCAAACATGATAGATgcgaatggagcggcaactctacattgaaaattaATGGCGCGATGACACACGATTCAGGCGGCGGCGACGCGAATGGAGCATCTGGCGAATGAAGTgtctgaagcgtctgaagcgtctggagcgGCGCGtttgaagcgtctgaagcgtctgaagcgacgcgaataaagttgaaaatatccaacttttcaggcggcatcatgccgcgacatccaatcagcgacgagttcaagccaaCGGCATCACTTccctcacgtacggttgtttacggtcGCTCAGAGCAACAATGGAGGAAAAGTTTATTATaactgtgtgtgggcacccggtgctgtacgacaccgcaactcacctcagacagatggacaggcgctctGCAGCTGGGATGGagcgcctgtagttggtgtcctggtgggagatcctggcaccaacccgagctaacaggtcctcgaactgggctccggtcagcctgaggtaccgctggaaccggtcgtcatccagacgaagctcctggaggagacagtgaaattcccccagctccgtgtGTCTCCGAaggacttcatgaacccagacacgacggcgggtggttttccggtGTTTCTaggacttgtacagcaggtacagtgcagcaacggcagtgatatcagccatgatcAACGTGGAAAGAtggcgggttgagaaataccggttaAAAAATAAGCGGGCAAGCGcgtcatctttttttcccctaagcatcaagcgcgaatgacgcaaatagtccaaaatgatcaagcggCGTGATACAAGCGTGtcaagcgattgtattcgcgtctgtcgtgtttggtctgaatgcaGTTTAAGGGACTGTTTCAATGTGgtaggctagagtaacctttaagaacctttaagatattttgcACACTGTAACACCTAACttttacttccatcaaagagacataaaatcaatgtgcacaacttttactttaactatattatgtaggttttattgcatagactttagcaagggcaaagcatacagcgcAATACTGATTTCAATTACTATCAATCATTATCAAGAATACTTATTGATAAAACACAATACTGTAACTAAcaaattaatctaaaagagctgaggcctggttagaaatacttaaatttaggtgagatggagagggtcaggtccTTCCATGGCTTGTCTTTCCCATTCCTGCTGAAATTCCTGAAGAAGTCCCTGAGGCAAATCACAACCCCAGCTGAGGTCTCGTAACTTCCTCAATGTCCAAACTTCACgccagcagagtgaacaaaagtactccagtatccaaattgtaatcacagcatgttggcaaaaatggttaatccgttGTGCTCTTAATTCATTGGTCTGTTTCTGATAaagatttcttgaagtcctttctgcAATGTTTAGGTtgctcacattctccgtctcaggtTTTTCTTCAAGGCTGGAGCACGTGGAAGAACCAACTTTGGTCCGTGCTTCTCGGTTTATATACTCTCTTGATTTGGACAGTGGCTCGGTTTTATGTCCTTATAAGGACATTTTCTCAGCATCTCTCCGTTCACTTGCTAATAACATTTTGATGATGGTTATCAATTTCATAGCACTTCGTTGCGAAATAATGGTCTTGTTCTCGAGGCCGAGGCGTGccctttcctcttcttctcatATTGACCTTAtcagttctttaacactttctcatgacctcagctcaacaccctttttttctgattttcattagatttctaaacttcaatacattGTTTTCCCTCATGGTTCCCATTGTACATTGGCATTTTACTATACTTAGTCACATACAGAGCCTTGAGTGTAACACTTCCTCTGTTCCCATACACAGTGTTGTGTCACTTCCTCTTCACTTTCTCCTCCAACACAACCTTAAAATAATGATTTAACATTCCCTTCATTACACATTCCTTTACTGTAAttatggcaaacacaatgcagccAGCAGAGCTTTTATATACTTCGGAATCGTTTCAGGGCGATGTATAATGTccatttcttgtatttgtgtctggcaggagtgtatgtatctcaacttttctgacactGTCAGTAGGCGTGTGTGTACCTACTGGTATTTAtattagacaggagtaaatggatcgcaactattttgacaatatctaattaataaataaatagactgataaataaatacaacctgctctgcaccaaacagcagacagacagttagaggctagctggtgaacatatcAGGGACCATTCAACATGATTACACTACAATTACAATGGAACAGAgcgtatttatttattgagagCTGAGCAGTTAAATAATGTCACGGCAAGTGGTCTGTGGGTGTATAAGGAAAAAATCGCATGACCTCATCGCCTACAAAGAAAGCATTAAACAGCTTAATTCTCCATCCCCTGCCTCTTCATTTGGCTCCTCTGGAAGTTAAGTGGCCTTAAATTGGTGTTCTGGCCGACACCCCggtgtgaactttgtgataacCCCTGAACCAACACCAGATACCGTATAGTCCCAGTGTCTTCACTACATTTGATGGTCCTTCGAACCGGATCACAGGGTTTACATCGGAGATGGAACAATTTCCAGAGTACGAGGCTCGTGGTGCACCCCCTAGATGACACATTCATCCCCCAGCTTGTATGCAGATTATGATGTAGATAATCTGGGCTACATCAGTCAGAGATATGGAGAGGACATAGAGACGCTTCACCAGGAGGGAAAGGCCAGGATGACCCCCATCACTGCTGCTTATGACTCTTCCCCACTAAGCCGCTGGCAGAGGCGGGGTTGCTAGTCTTCATGAGATGGACTCGTGCTATGGAGCCGAGGGCCAACAGcacatccaggagactcagctAGCCCCCCTGCTGGCACCCGAGAGTGATCTTGTGAAACAGTTCTATGAGCGCTCTACTCCCCTACATCCAGCACTGCACACCAGACCCCCACATGAGGATATGAAGACAGAGTTAGAGGACATCTGTCATGAGAGACACCTCCTCCAGCAGACCCAGTGCCACATGTTATCTGATCTGATGGAGCTTAGAGCACTGCGATCAGACATGAGACAGTTAGTGGACGCCGCTCAGAACCTACAGAGCCCGTCTTCTCCTCGTATGAATCCGCCTGAATCCAATCAGCCACCGCTACCGGCTGCACCTGTGGAAGAGGATGACCGGCCTGCACCCCCACCATAGCCAGATGCAGCGATGACAGGACTGTTACCTGCTGACCTCCCactcctgccaccgccacaTAACAGTGTTCAGGCAACAATCAAGATTCCATATGTTAAAGAAGAGGCTATATCGCCCCCCATTACTAAGCCGACTGAGAGCCTGCCATAAGTTCAGCAGTCAGCATATGGCATATTTCCTTCTACCATACCACTGGAGAACCCTGCTTCTTATCAACGCCCCTGTTTTAAGCCAGTTCAGCCTCCATTGTAGTCATTCAGTTTGCTTCCAGATGAGCCAAAGTATTCTGCAGCTTGTGTTGTTCTCAAGAGCACGGCAGGATGCAATCCCCAGCAGCTTCCTGGTGGGTCATGGATGCAGCCACAACCATTGCCTCCAATCAGGTCCTCCCATCTTCCACAGTCCAGCTACTATGGACCACGCCCAACCATTCGCAACTTTTCCCATCGTGACCCAAGGGAGTTTGCGCGGCTGAAGCTGTCATTGGAGAACCTCTTTCCACCAGAAGCCACTGAGCTGTTTAAGTATCAAGTGTTGGTCGACCACCTGCAACTAGAAGCGGCCCGGTTGATAGCAGACGCTTACCTCAACTCTCCAACGCCCTTCTCCGACACGATGGCGGCCTTGAATAATAAGTTTGGTCAACCACATCAGATTCTATTGAGGGGCATTGCTGCTGTGTTGGATTCACCAGATATCAGGCGGGGAGATGTTGCTGCGTTTGAGAAGTTTGCACTCCAAGTACAGTCGTTGGTGGCAATGTTGAGGACCATAGGCTCTGAGGGAGAAGCAGAGTTACAGTGTGGCTCATATGTTGCTCGTCTGCTGAGCAAGTTACCACCTGAGCAGAGAGCCAAGTTCCGCCGCTGCATGTTTCATTGAGGCACGCAAACTCACACCTTACCTGATCTGTCAGAGTGGCTGAAGAATGAGTCCTGGTGTCAGGACACTGAAGGAGAGTTAGCAGTGAGAGGGGCTAAGGAGAGGGCAGGACCCCGACTTGATGGTCGCCAGGGTAATCGCCCCACTACCGTGCTTCATGGTGGGAACAATGCAGATAAGAAGCCAGAAGTTCGAACCCAAGGCAGCTCCTTTAAGGGGAACAAGAGTAAGTCTTACTGTCCATTTTGCAATAATGAGGAGCACTATCTCAGTCAGTGTACAGCCGTTTCCAGGCTGACTACGGATCAGCTGACAGAGTGGATAAAGAGTCACAAGTGATGTTGGCGCTGTGCACGGTCACATCAAGCTGCACAGTGCAACCTGAAGAAGCCATGTAGCCTTTGCCAAGGTAAACACCTTCAGGTGCTGCATGAGGTCAATGTGAGGTCACCTAAGGCATCAACGGCAGCGGCAGCATCAGtggcagcaccagcagcagcaccagtgGTAGAGAGCCATGCTGTATCTAGACCGACCCACAGAAGGTTGCCGAGTTCTGCTGAAAGTCGTTAAAGTCTGCATTCACTATGGTGGCCGAACACTTAACACTTACACCATATTGGATGACGGTTCTGAGAGAACTATGCTGCTGCCCGATGCAGCAGAGAAGTTGGGGATGCAAGGACCCCCAGAGGACTTACCGCTACTCACCATCAGACAAGAGGTCCAGATGCTCTGGGGTGCATAAGTGTCATTCTCCATTTCTTCCCCTACAAAGCCAAAGATCAAGTTCAAGATTAGAGGTGCATTCACCACCGCTCGCATAGGATTGGCTGGTCATACTTACCCCATGAAGCAGCTCAGGAGGAATTACAAGCACCTCATTGGCCTTCCTATACAGACCCTCACTGATGTGAAACCTGTGTTGCTCACTGGGAGTGATCATCCCCACCTCATCACCCCCATCGAACCTGTCAGGTTGGGAACTCCAGGAGGACCTGCTGCCATCCACACGCAGCTGGGTTGAACACTGCAGGGCCCAGCTAGTGTAGTCCACCACTTTACCCACCCACAGCAGTGCCTCTTCACAACAGTAGCACCCTAGGTGAGCGAACTGATGAGACATGTTGACAAACTATGGCAGGTTGATATGGTCCCATTCAGGAGCGAGAAGCTCGTCACCCGCTCAAAGCAAGACCAGGAGGCCATCAGTATCCTTGAGACCAAGACCATCAGAGTCAAGGTCGAGGGCATACTCCTTATGCCACCCCACTGCTGCGCCAGAGGGACATGCCGCTCCTTCAGGCTACCAAAGAAGCCGTCATATCCACCTTGCGAAGCGTGGAACAACGACTGGCCAAAGACCTTGCACAGGCTGCAGCCTATAGAGTGGTGATGGAGAAACTGATCAAGGGAGGTTATGTCATCAAGTGTGGTCCTGAAGCACCGGCTGACGAAGGTCGTGATTCTTGGTACATCCCACACC from Sparus aurata chromosome 1, fSpaAur1.1, whole genome shotgun sequence encodes the following:
- the LOC115584918 gene encoding homeodomain-interacting protein kinase 2-like isoform X3 — translated: MQRGEPSSTTVIQSEKEMEPTKLKGRRPSELPGEYKFLKVLGEGVFGKVLKCVKRETREIVAIKMPKILDNGTENEIPMLRKIKRNNLDKHNIVKYIDCFKTSFGRALVFELLDISLYDYMEMTNPAPMLLSDIRTIIQQMATALDALKGIEVIHTDLKLDNIMMVDHQRRPFKVKLIDFGLAISRSEVRRGIILQPRAFRSPEIILGCHFSEAIDMWTLGCAMFEMICGLQPFAGDYQNEIMLSIVQLVGQPANRVLKNGRRTKSFFDINEDKLWAIKTGIEAKKCHDFKSLDDLKGMRLEKNNKTEAVEREQCVELLKAMLKVNADERITPREVLAHPFITKNYPSNNALDSASGPFTPSGPSSPSPEKHRAENTTLLYGQESTVSESPTVPLNDEESCNIQPDDCTASAENLPSGVILVRPATAENTTLLDDQESTVSF
- the LOC115584918 gene encoding homeodomain-interacting protein kinase 2-like isoform X2 — its product is MQRGEPSSTTVIQSEKEMEPTKLKGRRPSELPGEYKFLKVLGEGVFGKVLKCVKRETREIVAIKMPKILDNGTENEIPMLRKIKRNNLDKHNIVKYIDCFKTSFGRALVFELLDISLYDYMEMTNPAPMLLSDIRTIIQQMATALDALKGIEVIHTDLKLDNIMMVDHQRRPFKVKLIDFGLAISRSEVRRGIILQPRAFRSPEIILGCHFSEAIDMWTLGCAMFEMICGLQPFAGDYQNEIMLSIVQLVGQPANRVLKNGRRTKSFFDINEDKLWAIKTGIEAKKCHDFKSLDDLKGMRLEKNNKTEAVEREQCVELLKAMLKVNADERITPREVLAHPFITKNYPSNNALDSASGPFTPSGPSSPSPEKHRAENTTLLYGQESTVSESPTVPLNDEESCNIQPDDCTASAENLPSGVILVRPATAENTTLLDDQESTVSLA
- the LOC115584918 gene encoding homeodomain-interacting protein kinase 1-like isoform X1, which gives rise to MQRGEPSSTTVIQSEKEMEPTKLKGRRPSELPGEYKFLKVLGEGVFGKVLKCVKRETREIVAIKMPKILDNGTENEIPMLRKIKRNNLDKHNIVKYIDCFKTSFGRALVFELLDISLYDYMEMTNPAPMLLSDIRTIIQQMATALDALKGIEVIHTDLKLDNIMMVDHQRRPFKVKLIDFGLAISRSEVRRGIILQPRAFRSPEIILGCHFSEAIDMWTLGCAMFEMICGLQPFAGDYQNEIMLSIVQLVGQPANRVLKNGRRTKSFFDINEDKLWAIKTGIEAKKCHDFKSLDDLKGMRLEKNNKTEAVEREQCVELLKAMLKVNADERITPREVLAHPFITKNYPSNNALDSASGPFTPSGPSSPSPEKHRAENTTLLYGQESTVSESPTVPLNDEESCNIQPDDCTASAENLPSGVILVRPATAENTTLLDDQESTFLVWPEQDIRVLRKKHRQ
- the LOC115584918 gene encoding homeodomain-interacting protein kinase 2-like isoform X5 — protein: MQRGEPSSTTVIQSEKEMEPTKLKGRRPSELPGEYKFLKVLGEGVFGKVLKCVKRETREIVAIKMPKILDNGTENEIPMLRKIKRNNLDKHNIVKYIDCFKTSFGRALVFELLDISLYDYMEMTNPAPMLLSDIRTIIQQMATALDALKGIEVIHTDLKLDNIMMVDHQRRPFKVKLIDFGLAISRSEVRRGIILQPRAFRSPEIILGCHFSEAIDMWTLGCAMFEMICGLQPFAGDYQNEIMLSIVQLVGQPANRVLKNGRRTKSFFDINEDKLWAIKTGIEAKKCHDFKSLDDLKGMRLEKNNKTEAVEREQCVELLKAMLKVNADERITPREVLAHPFITKNYPSNNALDSASGPFTPSGPSSPSPEKHRAENTTLLYGQESTVSESPTVPLNDEESCNIQPDDCTASAENLPSVFSLA
- the LOC115584918 gene encoding homeodomain-interacting protein kinase 1-like isoform X4, which translates into the protein MEPTKLKGRRPSELPGEYKFLKVLGEGVFGKVLKCVKRETREIVAIKMPKILDNGTENEIPMLRKIKRNNLDKHNIVKYIDCFKTSFGRALVFELLDISLYDYMEMTNPAPMLLSDIRTIIQQMATALDALKGIEVIHTDLKLDNIMMVDHQRRPFKVKLIDFGLAISRSEVRRGIILQPRAFRSPEIILGCHFSEAIDMWTLGCAMFEMICGLQPFAGDYQNEIMLSIVQLVGQPANRVLKNGRRTKSFFDINEDKLWAIKTGIEAKKCHDFKSLDDLKGMRLEKNNKTEAVEREQCVELLKAMLKVNADERITPREVLAHPFITKNYPSNNALDSASGPFTPSGPSSPSPEKHRAENTTLLYGQESTVSESPTVPLNDEESCNIQPDDCTASAENLPSGVILVRPATAENTTLLDDQESTFLVWPEQDIRVLRKKHRQ